TTGAATTGCTAACAATTTTAAATTTAATTAAGAGCTTATGCAATTGAGTTATTTATATTTGCGCTTTCACAACTATTTTAATGGATTTTAAAAAGATTGCCATAGATGCTGGAAGTAAAGCCAGAGCAGGAGAGATAAAAACAGATCACGGTAAAATTGAAACACCAATTTTTATGCCAGTGGGTACAGTTGCTACTGTAAAAGGCGTACATCAGCGTGAACTAAAAAACGATATTAATCCTGATATAATTTTAGGAAATACCTACCATTTATATCTAAGACCACAAACAAAGATTTTAGAAGAGGCAGGCGGATTACATAAATTTATGAATTGGGATAGAAATATCCTTACAGATTCTGGCGGTTATCAAGTTTATTCTTTATCTGCAAATCGCAAGATTAAAGAAGAAGGTGTTAAGTTTAAGTCTCATATAGATGGTAGTATGCACATGTTTACTCCTGAAAATGTTATGGAGATACAACGTTCTATAGGTGCTGATATTATTATGGCTTTTGATGAGTGTACACCATATCCTTGTGATTATAATTATGCTAAGCGCTCGATGCATATGACACATCGATGGTTAGATAGATGTATTAATCATTTAGAAAAAACACCTTTTAAATACGATTACGAACAAACTTTTTTTCCAATTGTACAAGGCAGTACTTATAAAGATTTGCGAAAACAATCTGCAGAATATATTGCTAATGCAGGTGCGCAAGGTAATGCAATTGGCGGTTTGTCAGTAGGAGAACCTGCAGAGGAAATGTACGGTATGACTGAAGTAGTTTGTGATATTTTACCAGAAGACAAACCAAGATATTTAATGGGAGTTGGTACGCCAATAAATATTTTAGAAAATATTGCGTTAGGTGTAGATATGTTTGACTGTGTAATGCCAACAAGAAATGCAAGAAATGGCATGCTTTTTACAGCTCATGGCACCATTAATATAAAGAACGCTAAATGGGCTAATGATTTTTCACCTATTGACGATATGGGTATTACATATGTAGATACAGATTACAGTAAAGCATATTTAAAACATTTGTTTACAGTAAATGAATTATTAGGAAAACAAATTGCAACTATACATAATCTTGGATTCTATCTTTGGTTAGTGAGAGAAGCACGTAAACATATAATTGCGGGTGATTTTAGAGTTTGGAAGGATAAAATGGTAAAACAAATGGATAAACGTTTGTAAAAAATGAAAATATTAGATTGGTACATACTAAAGCGTTATTTGTTTACATTTTTAATGATGTTACTACTATTTATACCGATTGCTATAATGGTTCACCTTGCCGAAAAAATTGGTAAGATTATAAGTAACGATGTGCCATTTGATGAGTTGGCTTTATATCTACTTAATTTTACTATATATTTTGCTAACCTATTATTCCCATTATTTTTATTTCTTTCAGTTATATTTTTTACTTCAAAATTAGCTAGAAATACTGAGATTGTAGCTTTTTTGAGTTCTGGTGTTTCTTTTACAAGATTTTTAAGACCATATATAATTGGAGCAACAATAGTAGCACTAATGGCTTTAGGCTTAGGAATGTTTTTGGCACCAAAAGCAAGCCAAGGGTTTAATGAATTCAAGTATAAATACTTATCGCGAAATAAGAATATTCAAGATACAAAGGATGTTTTTAGAAGAATTACAGACAACGATATTATATACGTAAGCTCTTATGACCCTAAAAGTAAGAGAGGTCAAAATTTCACTTTAGAACATTTTGAAGATGATAGATTAGAGTATAAGATATTCGCAAGTAGTATTCAATATATGGAAGAAGATTCTATATATAAATTAAGATCATACTATAAGAGAAGCTTTGACAGTATTGGTAATGTGACCGTTGAAGAAAAACGTGTTCTAAATGTTGAATTTTCTTTTGATACTGAGGACTTGACACCAGTTAACTACATAGCTGAAACTAAGCCATATGACGAACTTGTAGATTTTATTGAGAAAGAAAAGCAAAGAGGCTCACCCAATATAGGTAGATACGAAGTTGTGAAGTTCAAAAAGTGGAGCTTACCAGCATCAGTATTTATCTTGACCATTATAGCAGTAGCAGTTTCGTCAAAAAAACGACGTGGAGGCATGGGTGTAAACCTAGCTATAGGTATTACTATTGCCATGGTTTATGTGTTTTTTGACAAGATATTTGGTGTAATGGCACAACAATCTAACTTCTCACCTTTAGTAGCTGTATGGTTTCCAAACATTGTTTTTGGTACATTAGCAGGATATTTACTATACAATGCGAGGCGATAATTTTAAGCATTACTTACACTTACATTTTTTAGTTTTCATAGCTGGATTTACTGCAATTTTAGGCGAAAAGATATCCATTGGCTCTTTTTCTTTAGTTTGGTATCGTATGTTAATAGCTGGTGTTTTAATGTACTTGTATATCAAAATCACAAAGAAAAACCTAAAAATTAGTAGTCGATTAGCTATGCAATTAAGTATTGCTGGATTTATAATTGCGGCACACTGGATTACATTCTTCGAAGCTATTAATCAATCTAATGTTTCTATTACTTTAGCAATGTTTTCTTCTGGAGCATTTTTCGCTTCATTTATTGAGCCTATTTTTTTTAAACGAAAAATTTTGTGGTACGAAATTTTATTTGGTATAGTAGTAATTTTTGGAGTGTTTTTAATTGTTCAAGGCGAGTTAGACTATATTAATGGCATTCTTTTAGGTATAGCATCAGCTTTGTTTTCTACTCTTTTTGCAGTTATTAACGGTAAACTAATTTTAAAACATAGGGCTAGTGTTATCTCATTTTATGAGTTTGTTAGCGGTGTTGTATGTATAAGTATAGGTATTGGGATTTTTTATGGTGGTTTTGATACAGAATTTTTTAATCTTTCAAACGAAGATTGGACCTATATAGTAGTATTAGCTTCAATTTGTACTGCTTACGCCTTTATTGCAGCAGTAGAAGTGATGAAATATATTTCGCCTTTCACAGTAATATTAAGTTATAATTTAGAACCTGTTTATGGTATACTATTGGCACTATATTTCTTCCCAGAAAATGAACAAATGTCACCTCAATTTTATTATGGTGCTATAATAGTCATACTTGCTGTTGTTTTAGATGCTATTATTAAGAATTACCGTACAAAGAAATTGAAAAAATCTAATTAATTACATTAAAATGTCATTAGCTGTAGAGTAATTTATATTTTTGTGGACTAACTAAAAAAACTAACTTCAAATTGTATGGAATATTTAGAGTTTGAATTACCAATAAAAGAATTAGAAGATCAATTACAAAAATGCAAGGTCATTGGAGATGAAAGTGAAGTTGACGTAACTGAGACCTGTAAACAAATTGAAAAGAAATTAGCTGAAACCAAAAAAGATATTTATAAAAATCTATCGGCTTGGCAACGAGTTCAACTATCTAGACATCCAGATAGACCTTACACATTAGACCATATAAATGCGCTTTGTGGCGATTCGTTTTTAGAATTACATGGTGACAGGAATGTAAAGGACGATAAAGCTATGATAGGTGGTCTAGGTAAAATAGGTGACCAAACTTATATGTTTATCGGCCAGCAAAAAGGTTTTAATACTAAAACAAGACAGTATAGAAACTTTGGGATGTCTAATCCAGAGGGTTACCGTAAAGCATTACGCTTAATGAAGTCTGCAGAAAAATTTGGAATTCCAGTTGTTACTTTAATTGATACACCTGGTGCTTATCCTGGTTTTGAAGCAGAAGAACGTGGACAAGGAGAAGCTATTGCAAGAAATATATTAGAGATGACTCGTTTAAAGGTCCCAATCATTACCATAATCATTGGTGAAGGTGCATCTGGTGGTGCATTAGGTATCGGTGTAGGAGATAAGGTGATGATGTTAGAAAACACTTGGTATTCTGTAATTTCTCCAGAATCTTGTTCTTCAATTTTATGGCGTAGTTGGGAATATAAAGAGCAAGCAGCCGAAGCGTTAAAGTTAACAGCCAAGGACATGAAACGTATGAAGCTAGTTGATCAAATTATTAAAGAACCCTTAGGTGGCGCGCACAAAGACAGAAATAAAACATTTTTAGCAGTAAGAGATGCTATTGTCAAAACTTTTGATGAGCTCAAAAACTTATCACCAAAAGAATTGGTTAAGCAACGCATGGAAAAATATGGCGAAATGGGAGTTTATAAATAAAAACTTCAATAAAACATAGTATACTTAAAAAGACTGAAGCCTACTGCTTCAGTTTTTTTATCGCTATTAACAATAAAATCAAGTTATCAACAGGTGAAATGTTAATCAGTTGTTGATGATTGGAAGTAAGTAAATCAGTGTTTTCTTAACGATTTAGTTACTTTCGTAAGCCTTTGAAAAAGAAATATTATCTTTAAAAGTGTAAACTCATTTTTATATAATTAATCCGCTAAATTGAGTAATCAATAATGAAACAACCAAATCCAGTACAAGGCTATAAAGTCGATAAAAGCTCCTTAATAAGCTTGGAAAAAGGGAAAATACCACCTCAAGCATTAGATTTGGAGGAGGTTGTGCTTGGTGCAATGATGATTGATAAAAAGGGAGTTGATGAGGTTATTGATATTTTAAGCCCTGATGCTTTTTACAAAGAATCACATAAATTTATATTCGAATCTATTTTCAAATTATTTGAAAATAGTGAACCAGTAGACTTATTAACAGTTTCAACACAATTAAGAAAAGAAGGAAAGCTAGATTTAGTCGGCGGTGATTTTTATCTAATATCTTTAACGCAACGTGTATCTTCTTCAGCACATATTGAGTTCCATGCACGCATTATTCTTCAAAAGTATATACAAAGAAGCCTTATTAAAATTTCAAACGAAATTATTGAAGACGCTTATGATGAAGGACAAGATGTATTTGATTTATTAGACAATGCAGAAGCAAAACTTTACGAGGTTACCCAAGGTAATGTAAAGAAGTCAACCGAAACTGCTCAGAGTCTGGTAATTCAAGCAAAGAAAAAGATTGAAGAGATTTCCAATAAAGAGGGTATGAGTGGAATTCCTTCTGGATTTGACAAGCTTGATAAGTTAACATCTGGTTGGCAACCTTCTGATTTGGTAATTATTGCTGCTCGTCCAGGTATGGGTAAAACAGCTTTTACGTTAACAATGGCTCGAAATGTCGCTGTAAATAGTAATATTCCAGTTGCATTTTTCTCTTTAGAAATGTCATCCGTACAGTTAATTACACGTTTGATTTCTAGTGAAACTGGTTTATCTTCAGAAAAACTAAGAACAGGTAAGTTAGAAAAACATGAGTGGGAGCAACTCAATGTCAAGGTTAAGACTTTAGAGAAAGCACCTTTATTTATTGATGATACACCTTCACTTTCAATATTTGATTTACGAGCAAAAGCCCGTCGTCTAGCTTCTCAATACGGTATTAAAATGATAATGATCGATTATCTGCAATTAATGACTGGTGGAGGAAGTAATAAAAACGGTAATCGTGAACAAGAAATTTCTATGATTTCTCGTAACTTAAAAGCTTTAGCCAAAGAATTAAATATTCCTGTAATTGCGCTATCTCAATTATCTCGTGCAGTAGAAACTCGAGGTGGAAGTAAAAGACCTTTATTATCTGATTTACGTGAATCTGGTGCAATTGAACAAGATGCAGATATTGTATCATTTATTTATCGACCTGAGTATTATAAAATTGACGAATGGGATGATGAAGAACGTTCACCTACTGAAGGACAAGGAGAATTTATTGTAGCAAAACACAGAAATGGTGGTTTAGAAAATATACGACTAAAATTCATTGGACACTTAGGTAAGTTTGATAATTTAGATGATTTTGACACACCATTTGGAGAGTTTCACTCAAAAATGAATGCTGCGGCAAACGATGATACCTTTAAGACAGACCATTTTCCATCCGCAAGTGATGCTTTTGACGCTCCAGAAGATGATGGTGTTCCTTTTTAAATATTTATAATTTTACTAAGAGTTATTTGATGTTTTATGTATTAATTTTATCAAATATTCTATTTTCTGCCCTATGCTTAACGAAAGACGTACAACAAATATATTATTGCTAATTATAGCAGTGCCAATAGTGTTTTATCTACTTAAGGTGCTATCATTTATATTTATCCCATTGATTTTTTCAATGTTTATTGCGTTGTTGTTTCTACCGCTAATGCGTTGGTTAGGTCGAAGAAAAATTCCAAAATTTGTAAGTATAATAATTGTATTATTCTTGGTTGCTGCCGGATTAAAAATAGGTATTGAGCTTATACAATTATCTAGTAGAGAGATTTTAGCAAATAACGCAGAGTTTCTTGAGAAAGCAGAACCAAAGATAAATAGTCTAAAAGGTTATTTATCCGACAGCTTTGGTATTGAATTTGAATCAAAAAAGAACGTTTTTGCTCAATTCTTTCAAAAAGAAAACATTGGTTCCACCATTGGATTTTTGAGAAAATTTTTGACGACTTTGTTAATGACTGCATTTTTTGTTGTCCTTTGGCTTGCAGAATCTATTAATGTACAAGCAATGCTAAACAATACAATATTAAAACAAAAGTACACCTCGGTAAAAGCATTTATGAAAATCGAAAAAGACCTTATTAAGTTCATTAAGGTAAAGGTTTTGGTAAGTGCCTTAACAGGAATTTTTACTGGCTTAATGTGTGTATTTTTTGATGTTAGCTTTCCTATTTTTTGGGGGTTATTTGCTTTTGTTATTAATTTTGTACAAATGGTCGGCTCTTTTGTATCTGTAATATTACTTTCAATATTTGCCTTTGTAGAGTTGGATACCTCTAGTACATTATTGTTTTTTATACTTTCAATTACTTTAGTTCAAGTTGTATTTGGAGCTATATTAGAACCAATTTTTATGGGAAAATCCTTTTCTATAAATATAATAGCAGTTTTAGTAATGTTAATGTTTTGGGGCTTTTTATGGGGAATTCCAGGTTTAATTATGGCTATTCCAATAACAGTATTTCTAAAAATAATCATGGAGCAGTTTAAGGGTACAAAAGTTATTGCCAGTCTGCTCTCAGGAAAACAAACATCCTTGAATGATTATTAATTTATCAATATCATAAAAGAATAATAAAGAGTTCGCTAGCTTTAGTTTTTTAAGTATCTTTCATTTAGAAATTATAGAAATTGAAAAAGCACATTTTATTATTGATAATAGTCCTTAGTGGCTATTTTGTTCATGCGTCTTACTTGTTGATTCCTATGGATGCAGAAACTCAAGAAAATCACCTTAAAGCTTATGGTGTTACTTTCTGGACACTAGAAAGAAATCTCAAAGTAAAATGGCTATTAAATTATAGAGGTGGTTCTTTTTTATTACCTGATGCAGAAATTATTCAACGAGAATGTCAAATAAGAGGTGTTTCTTTTGAAATTATATCTGATAGTCAGGCTACTAAAATTTTAGACGATATATCGAGTCCTTCTGTTAATCAAGAGGCTGTTGTATTAGAAAAAGCACCAAAAATTGCTGTTTATACACCTTACGGTAAGCAGCCATGGGACGATGCAGTTACTATGGTTTTGACTTATGCAG
This DNA window, taken from Winogradskyella sp. PC-19, encodes the following:
- a CDS encoding acetyl-CoA carboxylase carboxyltransferase subunit alpha, which gives rise to MEYLEFELPIKELEDQLQKCKVIGDESEVDVTETCKQIEKKLAETKKDIYKNLSAWQRVQLSRHPDRPYTLDHINALCGDSFLELHGDRNVKDDKAMIGGLGKIGDQTYMFIGQQKGFNTKTRQYRNFGMSNPEGYRKALRLMKSAEKFGIPVVTLIDTPGAYPGFEAEERGQGEAIARNILEMTRLKVPIITIIIGEGASGGALGIGVGDKVMMLENTWYSVISPESCSSILWRSWEYKEQAAEALKLTAKDMKRMKLVDQIIKEPLGGAHKDRNKTFLAVRDAIVKTFDELKNLSPKELVKQRMEKYGEMGVYK
- a CDS encoding DMT family transporter → MRGDNFKHYLHLHFLVFIAGFTAILGEKISIGSFSLVWYRMLIAGVLMYLYIKITKKNLKISSRLAMQLSIAGFIIAAHWITFFEAINQSNVSITLAMFSSGAFFASFIEPIFFKRKILWYEILFGIVVIFGVFLIVQGELDYINGILLGIASALFSTLFAVINGKLILKHRASVISFYEFVSGVVCISIGIGIFYGGFDTEFFNLSNEDWTYIVVLASICTAYAFIAAVEVMKYISPFTVILSYNLEPVYGILLALYFFPENEQMSPQFYYGAIIVILAVVLDAIIKNYRTKKLKKSN
- a CDS encoding LptF/LptG family permease, which produces MKILDWYILKRYLFTFLMMLLLFIPIAIMVHLAEKIGKIISNDVPFDELALYLLNFTIYFANLLFPLFLFLSVIFFTSKLARNTEIVAFLSSGVSFTRFLRPYIIGATIVALMALGLGMFLAPKASQGFNEFKYKYLSRNKNIQDTKDVFRRITDNDIIYVSSYDPKSKRGQNFTLEHFEDDRLEYKIFASSIQYMEEDSIYKLRSYYKRSFDSIGNVTVEEKRVLNVEFSFDTEDLTPVNYIAETKPYDELVDFIEKEKQRGSPNIGRYEVVKFKKWSLPASVFILTIIAVAVSSKKRRGGMGVNLAIGITIAMVYVFFDKIFGVMAQQSNFSPLVAVWFPNIVFGTLAGYLLYNARR
- a CDS encoding AI-2E family transporter: MLNERRTTNILLLIIAVPIVFYLLKVLSFIFIPLIFSMFIALLFLPLMRWLGRRKIPKFVSIIIVLFLVAAGLKIGIELIQLSSREILANNAEFLEKAEPKINSLKGYLSDSFGIEFESKKNVFAQFFQKENIGSTIGFLRKFLTTLLMTAFFVVLWLAESINVQAMLNNTILKQKYTSVKAFMKIEKDLIKFIKVKVLVSALTGIFTGLMCVFFDVSFPIFWGLFAFVINFVQMVGSFVSVILLSIFAFVELDTSSTLLFFILSITLVQVVFGAILEPIFMGKSFSINIIAVLVMLMFWGFLWGIPGLIMAIPITVFLKIIMEQFKGTKVIASLLSGKQTSLNDY
- the dnaB gene encoding replicative DNA helicase produces the protein MKQPNPVQGYKVDKSSLISLEKGKIPPQALDLEEVVLGAMMIDKKGVDEVIDILSPDAFYKESHKFIFESIFKLFENSEPVDLLTVSTQLRKEGKLDLVGGDFYLISLTQRVSSSAHIEFHARIILQKYIQRSLIKISNEIIEDAYDEGQDVFDLLDNAEAKLYEVTQGNVKKSTETAQSLVIQAKKKIEEISNKEGMSGIPSGFDKLDKLTSGWQPSDLVIIAARPGMGKTAFTLTMARNVAVNSNIPVAFFSLEMSSVQLITRLISSETGLSSEKLRTGKLEKHEWEQLNVKVKTLEKAPLFIDDTPSLSIFDLRAKARRLASQYGIKMIMIDYLQLMTGGGSNKNGNREQEISMISRNLKALAKELNIPVIALSQLSRAVETRGGSKRPLLSDLRESGAIEQDADIVSFIYRPEYYKIDEWDDEERSPTEGQGEFIVAKHRNGGLENIRLKFIGHLGKFDNLDDFDTPFGEFHSKMNAAANDDTFKTDHFPSASDAFDAPEDDGVPF
- the tgt gene encoding tRNA guanosine(34) transglycosylase Tgt — its product is MDFKKIAIDAGSKARAGEIKTDHGKIETPIFMPVGTVATVKGVHQRELKNDINPDIILGNTYHLYLRPQTKILEEAGGLHKFMNWDRNILTDSGGYQVYSLSANRKIKEEGVKFKSHIDGSMHMFTPENVMEIQRSIGADIIMAFDECTPYPCDYNYAKRSMHMTHRWLDRCINHLEKTPFKYDYEQTFFPIVQGSTYKDLRKQSAEYIANAGAQGNAIGGLSVGEPAEEMYGMTEVVCDILPEDKPRYLMGVGTPINILENIALGVDMFDCVMPTRNARNGMLFTAHGTINIKNAKWANDFSPIDDMGITYVDTDYSKAYLKHLFTVNELLGKQIATIHNLGFYLWLVREARKHIIAGDFRVWKDKMVKQMDKRL